Sequence from the Wielerella bovis genome:
ACGGAATATTGATACACAAACAGTAGGGTATATCGCGTACCAAATCGTTATCCTAATTTATTGCTTTTAAAATTTTTTTCAGGCAGCCTGAAAACAAAAATATGGAACACAAACAATGTCTATCCAAATTAAAAACCTAAACAAACATTTCGGCAAATTCCATGCCTTAAAAGACATCAACCTGACCGCCGATTCAGGCAGCCTAACTGCATTATTAGGGCCCAGCGGTTGCGGCAAAACCACCCTATTACGCATCATCGCAGGCTTGGAAACCGCCAGCGATGGACAAATTCTGTTTGACAATCAAGATGTTTCCCAAGTACCCGTGCGCGAACGTCAAGTCGGTTTCATGTTTCAACATTACGCGCTGTTCCGCCACATGAATGTTGCCGACAACATCGCCTTTGGTTTGGACGTCAAACCCCGCGCCACACGCCCCAGCAAAGAGCAAATCGCACAAAAAGTCAACGAATTGCTCAAATTGGTGCAACTGGAACACCTTGCCAAAGCCTTCCCCAGCCAATTATCGGGCGGACAACGCCAACGCATTGCGCTTGCCCGCGCTTTGGCAACCGAACCCAAATTATTGTTATTGGACGAACCCTTTGGTGCATTGGACGCAAAAGTCCGCAAAGAATTGCGCGCGTGGTTACGTCAAATTCAACAAGAATTGGGCATCACCACCATTTTGGTAACGCACGACCAAGAAGAAGCATTGGAAATGGCAGACCAAATTGTGATTATGAATCATGGTGTTGTAGAGCAAATTGGCACAGGCGACCATTTATATCACGCGCCCAAAAACGTGTTTGTAAACGAATTCTTGGGCGAAACCAACGCCTTTGAATTTGCCAAAATTGAACAAGGCGAATTACACATAGGCGGCTACCGCGAAACGCTGAATCCACGCCCCACAGAACGGCAAAATGTCATCGCCTATGTGCGCCCACACGAATTGGTTTTGCACACCACGCAGCCTGAAAATGCAATTGGTGCAGCAGAAATCGTGCAAATTCATCATATTGGTGCGGTGGTTCGCGTGGCATTAAGGCTGCCTGAAACATCAAAATTGATTTGGTCAGCATTGTCGCCCGCACAATTCAAAGCGTTGAATGTGCAAACAGGCGATACCGTTTGGCTGTTACCGCAGCAAACCAGCATTTTCAGGCTGCCTGAAATGGTGGAATATGTGATTTGATGATGAAAAAAGAGTAGATGATTTTATATGAAATATATAAAAAACAAATATTTAATAGGTATGGGAAATGTTATATTTAAGAATCCGACCTGCCGTTTGGGGTTTTGCAAAGGATTCAGCTAAAACTTTTGCATAATCTCCATCATTGATACATTTTGGCGTGCTATGACTTTGAATTGTATAGGCTAATGACAACTCAAGCCAGAATTGTCATTAGCTCTTAGTGTTTCTCAAAGGTTGTTGCACGGCTTATGCTTCAACAGGAATAATCCCAATTTTCGCTTGCCATTGTTTCGGTGCAATCGCATGAACAGATTGACCGTTACTGTCCACTGCTACGGTAACAGGCATATCTTGCACGTCAAATTCATAAATCGCTTCCATGCCTAATTCTGGGAATGCCAATACTTTGGATGATTTAATCGCTTTGGCTACTAAATAAGCGGCGCCACCTGTTGCCATTAAATAAACAGCTTTGTTGTCGGCAATTGCTTCGCAAGTTGCTGCACCGCGTTCGGATTTACCAATCATGCCCAACAAACCAGTTTGTTCCAGCATTTGACGAGTAAATTTATCCATGCGTGTCGCGGTTGTTGGACCTGCTGGCCCAACCACTTCATCACGAACTGGGTCAACTGGGCCAACGTAATAAATGATGCGATTAGTGAAATCCACTGGCAATTTTTCGCCTTTGTTCAACATATCAATCAAGCGTTTGTGTGCTGCATCACGACCCGTCAAAATTTTGCCATTGAGTAACAAAACATCGCCTGTTTTCCAAGTAGCCACTTCTTCTTTGGTTAAGTTATTGACATCAACACGTTTACCGTTTTCTGGGCTGTATGTAATGTCTGGCCAATCTTCCAAGCTTGGTGCTTGTAAATTTGCAGGACCACTGCCGTCCAATTCAAATTCAACGTGGCGCGTTGCTGCACAGTTTGGAATCATCGCAATCGGTTTACCTGCCGCATGAGTTGGATAATCCAAAATTTTCACGTCCAACACGGTTGTTAAACCACCCAAACCTTGAGCACCAATGCCCAAAGCGTTCACTTTCTCATAAATTTCCAAGCGCAATTTTTCAACGGTGTTCAATTCAGCACCCGATGCGGCTTTTTCTTGCAATTCGTGGATATCAATATGCCCCATCAAGCTTTCTTTTGCCATCATCATCGCTTTTTCGGGAGTTCCGCCAATACCGATGCCCAAAATTCCTGG
This genomic interval carries:
- a CDS encoding sulfate/molybdate ABC transporter ATP-binding protein; its protein translation is MSIQIKNLNKHFGKFHALKDINLTADSGSLTALLGPSGCGKTTLLRIIAGLETASDGQILFDNQDVSQVPVRERQVGFMFQHYALFRHMNVADNIAFGLDVKPRATRPSKEQIAQKVNELLKLVQLEHLAKAFPSQLSGGQRQRIALARALATEPKLLLLDEPFGALDAKVRKELRAWLRQIQQELGITTILVTHDQEEALEMADQIVIMNHGVVEQIGTGDHLYHAPKNVFVNEFLGETNAFEFAKIEQGELHIGGYRETLNPRPTERQNVIAYVRPHELVLHTTQPENAIGAAEIVQIHHIGAVVRVALRLPETSKLIWSALSPAQFKALNVQTGDTVWLLPQQTSIFRLPEMVEYVI
- a CDS encoding fumarate hydratase, with translation MTIIKQEDFIQSIADAFQFISYYHPKDFIQALTKAWEKEENPAAKDAMAQILVNSRMCAEGHRPVCQDTGIATVFLKIGMNVQWNAKLSVQEMVNEGVRRAYTHPDNVLRASVLADPAGKRINTKDNTPAVVHYEVVEGDKVEVICAAKGGGSENKSKLAMLNPSDNIVDWVIKTVPTMGAGWCPPGILGIGIGGTPEKAMMMAKESLMGHIDIHELQEKAASGAELNTVEKLRLEIYEKVNALGIGAQGLGGLTTVLDVKILDYPTHAAGKPIAMIPNCAATRHVEFELDGSGPANLQAPSLEDWPDITYSPENGKRVDVNNLTKEEVATWKTGDVLLLNGKILTGRDAAHKRLIDMLNKGEKLPVDFTNRIIYYVGPVDPVRDEVVGPAGPTTATRMDKFTRQMLEQTGLLGMIGKSERGAATCEAIADNKAVYLMATGGAAYLVAKAIKSSKVLAFPELGMEAIYEFDVQDMPVTVAVDSNGQSVHAIAPKQWQAKIGIIPVEA